One Streptomyces sp. P9-A2 DNA window includes the following coding sequences:
- a CDS encoding glutathione S-transferase C-terminal domain-containing protein produces the protein MSVISPATHTPVSSAPAFRGRIGRDARSGHYAVPRRYRLHLSTAGPACLRIAITHTLLGLDGACAVTVLPAVPDRPDGGYTELSPLYDASAHRYTGPALAPVLSDDWSGRIVSTHAPDIARDLARRFDGGRSAAYPCGAESELEAVERMCAQGIDEAARSAGSAAAGPAARSEALGTLLRTLGSLNSRLVDRDHMIRDRITVADVELWVTLVQLDTVHRHHLDAEAVRDIAAYEILWAYARRLAGHPAFGGHLDVDAIARRHRARCRTPAATGTAVPIVTWPGRTPDRAPSGAYTDGP, from the coding sequence ATGTCCGTCATCTCGCCCGCCACGCACACCCCCGTGTCGTCCGCCCCCGCCTTTCGGGGCCGGATCGGCCGGGACGCGCGCAGCGGTCACTACGCCGTCCCGCGCCGCTACCGCCTCCACCTGTCCACCGCCGGCCCCGCCTGTCTGCGCATCGCCATCACACACACCCTGCTCGGCCTCGACGGCGCCTGCGCGGTCACCGTCCTGCCCGCCGTCCCCGACCGCCCGGACGGCGGGTACACCGAGCTGTCCCCGCTGTACGACGCCAGTGCCCACCGCTACACCGGACCGGCCCTGGCACCGGTGCTCAGCGACGACTGGTCGGGGCGGATCGTGAGCACCCACGCCCCCGACATCGCCCGTGACCTGGCCCGGCGGTTCGACGGCGGCCGCTCCGCGGCGTACCCGTGCGGCGCGGAGTCGGAGCTCGAGGCCGTGGAGCGCATGTGTGCCCAGGGCATCGACGAGGCGGCACGCTCCGCCGGGTCGGCCGCCGCCGGACCCGCCGCACGCTCCGAGGCGCTCGGCACCCTGCTGCGCACGCTGGGCTCACTGAACAGCCGGCTCGTCGACCGGGACCACATGATCCGCGACCGGATCACCGTGGCGGACGTGGAGCTGTGGGTCACCCTGGTCCAGCTCGACACCGTGCACCGCCACCACCTCGACGCCGAGGCCGTGCGGGACATCGCCGCGTACGAGATCCTGTGGGCCTACGCCCGCCGGCTGGCCGGCCACCCGGCCTTCGGCGGCCACCTCGACGTCGACGCCATCGCCCGCCGCCACCGCGCCCGCTGTCGTACCCCGGCTGCCACCGGAACCGCCGTGCCGATCGTCACCTGGCCCGGCCGTACCCCCGACCGCGCCCCTTCGGGCGCGTACACCGACGGGCCCTGA
- a CDS encoding LLM class flavin-dependent oxidoreductase → MDLDVVGRPDTFTVLAALAAVTDRLGLTGTINSTFNEPYEVARQFASLDHLSGGRAARNVVTSWDAVVAEDDRRARELATGYAPWVRGIRRAEGAIAFPTPGEARAFDWTEEDRALVRDRVDTQFVGSPGSVADRLEQLQEATGADELLITTITHDHRDRVRSYELPAREWRRR, encoded by the coding sequence ATCGACCTCGACGTCGTCGGCCGCCCCGACACCTTCACGGTCCTCGCCGCTCTCGCCGCCGTCACCGACCGCCTCGGCCTGACCGGCACCATCAACTCCACCTTCAACGAACCGTACGAGGTGGCCCGCCAGTTCGCCTCCCTCGACCACCTGTCCGGCGGCCGGGCGGCCCGGAACGTGGTCACCTCCTGGGACGCCGTCGTCGCCGAGGACGACCGCCGCGCCCGCGAGCTCGCCACCGGCTACGCCCCCTGGGTCCGCGGCATCCGCAGGGCGGAGGGCGCCATCGCGTTCCCGACCCCTGGGGAAGCCAGGGCGTTCGACTGGACGGAGGAGGACCGGGCGCTGGTCCGGGACCGCGTCGACACGCAGTTCGTGGGGTCACCGGGCAGCGTGGCCGACCGGCTGGAGCAGCTCCAGGAGGCCACCGGCGCCGATGAACTGCTGATCACCACGATCACGCACGATCACCGGGACCGCGTCCGGTCGTACGAGCTGCCGGCCCGGGAGTGGCGCCGCAGATGA
- a CDS encoding 2Fe-2S iron-sulfur cluster-binding protein, translating into MDSSPHDPGADGTGSAPPAAYRSEVTLNVNGKPRTLLIDHRRVLLDLLREDLDLTGAKKGCDHGQCGACTVLVDGRRVNSCLQLAVSLDGCDVLTVEGLTEGGRLHPLQRAFLDRDAFQCGYCTPGQICSAVGVLAEAAAGHPSHATGPATPPGRPVTLDAAEIRERLSGNLCRCGAYPHIVEAVRDVAP; encoded by the coding sequence ATGGACAGCTCCCCGCACGACCCCGGTGCCGACGGCACGGGCAGCGCCCCGCCGGCCGCGTACCGCTCCGAAGTGACACTGAACGTCAACGGAAAGCCGCGCACCCTCCTGATCGACCACCGGCGCGTTCTGCTGGACCTTCTGCGGGAGGACCTGGACCTCACCGGGGCCAAGAAGGGCTGCGACCACGGCCAGTGCGGCGCCTGCACGGTCCTGGTCGACGGCCGCCGGGTCAACAGCTGCCTGCAACTGGCCGTCTCGCTGGACGGCTGCGACGTGCTGACGGTGGAAGGTCTCACCGAGGGGGGCCGGTTGCATCCTCTGCAGCGGGCGTTCCTCGACCGGGACGCCTTCCAGTGCGGGTACTGCACGCCGGGGCAGATCTGCTCGGCCGTCGGGGTCCTGGCCGAGGCCGCGGCCGGCCATCCCTCTCACGCCACCGGCCCCGCCACGCCCCCGGGGCGGCCGGTGACACTGGACGCCGCCGAGATCCGCGAGCGGCTCAGCGGCAACCTGTGCCGCTGCGGCGCCTATCCGCACATCGTCGAGGCCGTGCGGGACGTGGCCCCGTGA
- a CDS encoding PP2C family protein-serine/threonine phosphatase, whose translation MLLVCVITVIDVVGGTGLVWLPMLAAGPALAAATCGWRGVAGVGLLATLLSVALGVSDGVSGGDLVAVPAVLASVTLAGILAGAVRARREQVLAAVRSVAETAQHALLQPPPATVGPFQVAVHYSAAAAEARIGGDLYALIPTPYGVRMIVGDVRGKGLSAVKTAVLVLGVFREAAYDEPDLLAVVGRIERSLARNLGDDDFVTAVVAGYPEPGRLELVNCGHAPPLLVRGSDVVAVEPARPAPPLGLRALAGEAPGLQVLPFGDGDQLLLYTDGVTEARDADRAFYPLTEGLARHLYDDPTRTVAALHEELLTHVGGRLHDDAALLLLRKPAAAEPSAPGRGTETTGPFVPAPAAAPTAGLGSGGLDGTGRRRRAA comes from the coding sequence TTGCTGCTCGTCTGTGTCATCACGGTCATCGACGTCGTCGGGGGGACGGGCCTGGTCTGGCTGCCCATGCTCGCCGCCGGGCCCGCCCTGGCGGCCGCCACCTGCGGATGGCGCGGAGTCGCCGGGGTCGGCCTCCTCGCCACCCTGCTGAGCGTCGCGCTCGGGGTCAGTGACGGGGTGAGCGGCGGGGATCTGGTCGCCGTGCCGGCCGTCCTGGCGAGCGTCACCCTGGCCGGCATCCTGGCCGGGGCGGTGCGCGCCCGCCGCGAGCAGGTCCTCGCGGCCGTCCGTTCCGTGGCCGAGACCGCGCAGCACGCCCTGCTCCAGCCGCCGCCGGCCACCGTCGGCCCGTTCCAGGTGGCCGTCCACTACAGTGCCGCCGCTGCGGAGGCCCGGATCGGCGGGGACCTCTACGCCCTCATCCCCACCCCCTACGGGGTGCGGATGATCGTGGGCGACGTGCGCGGCAAGGGGCTGTCGGCCGTGAAGACCGCCGTACTGGTCCTCGGCGTCTTCCGCGAGGCGGCCTACGACGAGCCGGATCTCCTGGCCGTGGTCGGCAGGATCGAGCGGAGCCTGGCCCGCAACCTCGGCGACGACGACTTCGTCACCGCCGTGGTCGCCGGATACCCGGAGCCCGGACGCCTGGAGCTGGTGAACTGCGGGCACGCGCCTCCCCTGCTGGTCCGGGGCTCCGACGTGGTGGCGGTGGAACCCGCGCGGCCGGCACCGCCGCTGGGACTTCGTGCCCTCGCCGGTGAGGCCCCCGGCCTCCAGGTGCTGCCCTTCGGCGACGGGGACCAGCTGCTGCTCTACACCGACGGGGTCACCGAGGCCCGCGACGCCGACCGCGCGTTCTACCCGCTCACCGAGGGGCTCGCCCGGCATCTGTACGACGATCCGACGCGCACCGTCGCGGCCCTGCACGAGGAACTGCTGACGCATGTGGGCGGCAGGCTGCACGACGACGCCGCGCTCCTCCTGCTGCGCAAACCCGCCGCCGCGGAACCCTCAGCGCCCGGGCGGGGGACGGAAACCACCGGGCCGTTCGTCCCGGCTCCCGCGGCCGCCCCGACGGCGGGCCTCGGCAGCGGCGGACTCGACGGCACCGGCCGACGGAGGCGCGCCGCCTGA
- a CDS encoding putative leader peptide, which translates to MGRLEPVTSRVSRAPRRSLLLTSRRHIDLLRVCSAIGSFA; encoded by the coding sequence ATGGGGCGCCTCGAACCGGTCACCAGCCGAGTGAGTCGCGCGCCCCGACGGTCGCTTCTTCTGACCTCCCGCCGTCACATCGATCTGCTGCGCGTCTGCAGCGCCATCGGATCCTTCGCCTAG
- a CDS encoding FAD binding domain-containing protein: protein MKPFGYLRATTVQEAAQALVEHPGARCLGGGTNLVDLMKLGVERPDFLVEVNRLPLDTVAERPDGSLSVGATVRNSDLAAHPLVRDRYPALSQALLAGASGQLRNAATTGGNLLQRTRCPYFQDVSKPCNKRAPGSGCGARDGTHRDHAVLGHSDHCVATHPSDMAVALAALDARVELYGTEGARSVPVAEFHRLPGDHPERDTEIRAGELITGVVLPAATASLPSAYRKARDRASYAFALAAVAAVLRLSDDGTVAQVGLAFGALAHRPWRATRAEDALRGGPATPDAFAHAVDLELQEARPLRDNGYKVGLARGLALDVLTRLAAPART, encoded by the coding sequence GTGAAGCCCTTCGGATACCTGCGGGCCACGACCGTCCAGGAAGCCGCCCAAGCACTCGTCGAGCACCCGGGCGCCCGCTGTCTCGGCGGCGGCACCAACCTCGTCGACCTGATGAAACTGGGGGTGGAGCGGCCCGACTTCCTCGTCGAGGTGAACCGCCTGCCGCTGGACACGGTCGCGGAGCGGCCGGACGGTTCCCTGAGCGTCGGCGCGACCGTCCGCAACAGCGACCTCGCGGCCCACCCCCTGGTCCGCGACCGGTACCCCGCGCTGTCCCAGGCACTCCTCGCCGGCGCCTCCGGTCAGCTGCGCAACGCCGCCACCACCGGCGGCAACCTGCTGCAGCGAACCCGCTGCCCCTACTTCCAGGACGTGTCCAAACCCTGCAACAAGCGGGCCCCGGGCAGCGGCTGCGGCGCCCGCGACGGCACGCACCGCGATCACGCGGTGCTCGGCCACTCCGACCACTGCGTCGCCACCCACCCCTCGGACATGGCCGTCGCGCTCGCCGCCCTGGACGCCCGCGTGGAGCTGTACGGCACCGAGGGCGCCCGCAGCGTCCCGGTCGCGGAATTCCACCGGCTGCCCGGCGACCACCCGGAGCGGGACACCGAGATCCGCGCCGGTGAACTCATCACCGGTGTGGTGCTCCCCGCCGCCACGGCCTCGCTGCCCTCGGCCTACCGCAAGGCCCGCGACCGGGCCTCGTACGCCTTCGCCCTGGCCGCCGTCGCCGCCGTCCTGCGTCTGTCGGACGACGGCACCGTCGCACAGGTGGGCCTCGCCTTCGGCGCGCTGGCCCACCGGCCGTGGCGGGCGACCCGCGCCGAGGACGCGCTGCGCGGCGGGCCGGCGACCCCGGACGCGTTCGCCCACGCCGTCGACCTGGAACTCCAAGAAGCCCGGCCCCTGCGGGACAACGGCTACAAGGTGGGCCTCGCCCGCGGTCTCGCCCTGGACGTCCTGACCCGGCTCGCCGCGCCCGCCAGGACCTGA
- a CDS encoding IclR family transcriptional regulator: MSTGPTLITSVQRAFRLLEAVSAHETGAPAKQLAREAGLPLATAYHLLRTLVHDGYLRKLEDGGFVLGERLHTLHTDGRGQALLSRVRPTLAALRDELSAAAYLTFYEDGEIRVVEIADGPRAPRVDLWVGFEDAGHATALGKTVLRQLDDAARRDYLSRHTLNDLTPRTITTTAELLRRIDSSPVAPAVADLEEYALGTVCAAIPVYSGDTLGSLGVSLPADRLPRLEEIRARLIPTADRITRNISLTI; the protein is encoded by the coding sequence ATGAGCACGGGCCCCACGCTCATCACCTCCGTGCAGCGCGCCTTCCGCCTGCTGGAGGCGGTGAGCGCGCACGAGACCGGCGCGCCGGCGAAGCAGCTGGCGCGCGAGGCGGGGCTTCCGTTGGCCACCGCCTATCACCTGTTGCGCACGCTGGTGCACGACGGATACCTGCGCAAGCTGGAGGACGGCGGGTTCGTCCTCGGCGAGCGGCTGCACACACTGCACACCGACGGCCGCGGTCAGGCCCTGCTCAGCCGCGTCCGGCCGACGCTCGCCGCCCTGCGCGACGAGCTCTCCGCCGCCGCCTACCTCACCTTCTACGAGGACGGCGAGATCCGGGTCGTCGAGATCGCCGACGGCCCCCGGGCTCCCCGGGTGGACCTCTGGGTCGGCTTCGAGGACGCCGGACACGCCACCGCGCTGGGCAAGACCGTCCTGCGGCAGCTGGACGACGCGGCCCGCCGGGACTACCTGTCCCGGCACACCTTGAACGACCTGACGCCCCGCACGATCACCACCACGGCGGAACTGCTGCGCCGGATCGACTCGAGCCCGGTGGCCCCCGCCGTCGCGGACCTGGAGGAGTACGCGCTGGGCACGGTCTGCGCCGCGATTCCCGTCTACAGCGGGGACACCCTGGGCTCGCTCGGCGTGTCCCTTCCGGCGGACCGGCTCCCCCGGCTCGAGGAGATCCGGGCGCGGCTCATACCCACCGCCGACCGTATTACCCGGAACATCTCTCTCACTATCTGA